CCGTTTGTAATAAATAACTGGAGTTTTGCTCATAACGGAACAGTTACCAAAATTAAAGAATGGACCTTAAAAAAATTTAAGCCAAAAGGCGAGACAGATTCCGAACACGCTTTTTGCTATTTGTTAGAAAAAATCAACAACGAAACCGATGTGCAAAAAATAGCAGACATTTTAAGGAAAGAAGCTTTTAAGATCCAAAAATTGGGTAAATTTAACTTTTTACTCTCAGACGGTGAATATCTTTACGCCTTCGGTGATGACTCTTTGTATTTTACGATAAGAAAAGCACCATTTAAAGAAGTAATATTAAAAGACACTGGATATTGTTGTCATTTAAAAGAAATTAAAAATCCCGATGAAATGGCGGCATTAATCGCGACAGAACCGTTAACCAAAGAAGGTGAACAATGGAAAAAATTTGAGGGGTTACAAATATTTAAAGACGGGGAGATTTATTCCCTATAGTTTATAGCATAGTTAAAGAACATTTCAATAACAATAGAAAAATCACAAAAAAAATTATTTTATCTAAAACTGTTCTAAAAATCTGATGTCGTTTTCGTAAAATAAGCGGATATCGTCAATTCGATATTTAATCATGGCAATGCGTTCCACGCCTAAGCCGAATGCAAAACCAGAATATCGCTTCGAGTCATATCCGACATTTTCTAAAACATTCGGATGAACCATGCCAGCCCCTAAAATTTCGAGCCAGCCGGTATTTTTACAGGTTTTACAGCCTTTGCCCTCGC
This portion of the candidate division WOR-3 bacterium genome encodes:
- a CDS encoding class II glutamine amidotransferase, with amino-acid sequence MCQLLGVSSNKPVNIQFSLKEFKERGRKNPHGFGFVFYENKEPKLIKEPEPLASKDLKKDEFKFKSKIIIGHVRLASCGNQSHENTHPFVINNWSFAHNGTVTKIKEWTLKKFKPKGETDSEHAFCYLLEKINNETDVQKIADILRKEAFKIQKLGKFNFLLSDGEYLYAFGDDSLYFTIRKAPFKEVILKDTGYCCHLKEIKNPDEMAALIATEPLTKEGEQWKKFEGLQIFKDGEIYSL